The following are encoded in a window of Rubellicoccus peritrichatus genomic DNA:
- the araD gene encoding L-ribulose-5-phosphate 4-epimerase AraD — MNYQSIREACCEANRKLPATGLVDLTFGNVSVLDPDSGVFAIKPSGVDYDALTPDSMVLVDLNGEVVEGELKPSSDTPTHQRLLQAFGDAGVTSVVHTHSRNAVAFAQAGREIPCFGTTHADYFFGAVPITRELTADEIQGEYEWATGEAIVERFADLKPLDFPAVLVKSHGPFAWGKTADKAVEHALALEIIADMALKTLAANPSAEPIPDVLLKKHFLRKHGSSAYYGQG, encoded by the coding sequence ATGAACTACCAATCCATTCGCGAAGCCTGCTGTGAAGCCAATCGAAAACTTCCGGCTACTGGCCTGGTTGATCTTACCTTTGGTAATGTCAGTGTGCTGGATCCGGATAGCGGTGTCTTTGCGATAAAGCCAAGTGGTGTTGATTATGATGCATTGACTCCTGATTCGATGGTCCTGGTTGATCTTAATGGGGAGGTTGTTGAGGGTGAGTTGAAACCGTCATCGGATACGCCAACGCACCAGCGATTACTTCAAGCCTTTGGCGATGCTGGTGTGACTTCAGTTGTGCATACACATTCTCGAAATGCCGTCGCTTTTGCACAGGCTGGCCGTGAGATTCCGTGTTTTGGGACGACGCATGCGGATTATTTTTTTGGAGCAGTTCCGATCACTCGCGAGCTTACCGCAGACGAAATCCAAGGTGAATATGAGTGGGCAACGGGTGAGGCCATCGTCGAGCGCTTTGCTGATTTGAAGCCACTCGATTTTCCTGCTGTTCTGGTTAAAAGCCATGGGCCTTTTGCCTGGGGAAAGACTGCGGATAAAGCAGTCGAGCATGCGCTCGCTCTGGAGATTATTGCTGATATGGCTTTGAAGACACTGGCTGCCAACCCGTCAGCAGAACCAATCCCGGATGTATTGTTGAAAAAGCATTTCCTGAGAAAGCATGGTTCTTCAGCATATTACGGACAGGGATAA
- a CDS encoding UDP-2,3-diacylglucosamine diphosphatase: MAQKPVLKFRTIILSDIHLGTNDCKSDEVLFFLKHAKCEKLILNGDIIDGWSLKRKNVWPKSHTSVVRRILKLAEKKNTDVIYVRGNHDDFLTSYLPLVFDRLQIVEEHIHKSLKGDYLVVHGDCFDAVTTHSKFISILGDIGYQQLLRLNRLYNKWRGLWGKEYYSVSKAIKARVKSAVNHISKFEDHLQDLAANRKCVGIICGHIHTPEDKMIGDVHYLNSGDWVESMTAIVEHSDGRFEVIGYKEFCSRLNEVAAARRDGVQEAQESSAPISITVGNSGHPFDWMPEDDEAAVNV; the protein is encoded by the coding sequence ATGGCACAAAAACCAGTTTTAAAGTTCCGGACGATTATCCTTTCGGATATCCATTTGGGCACCAACGATTGTAAAAGCGATGAGGTGCTCTTTTTTCTCAAACACGCAAAGTGTGAGAAGCTTATTCTGAATGGCGATATCATTGATGGCTGGAGCTTGAAGCGTAAGAATGTCTGGCCGAAGAGCCATACGAGTGTCGTCCGCCGGATTCTCAAGTTGGCGGAAAAGAAAAATACGGATGTGATCTATGTAAGAGGTAATCATGATGATTTCCTGACCAGCTATCTGCCACTGGTTTTTGACCGCCTGCAAATTGTGGAGGAACATATCCACAAGAGCCTCAAAGGTGATTATCTGGTTGTGCATGGTGATTGCTTTGACGCAGTCACTACACACTCCAAGTTCATTTCGATTCTTGGTGACATTGGTTATCAGCAATTACTCCGTCTTAATCGTCTTTATAATAAATGGCGTGGCTTGTGGGGAAAGGAATACTACTCTGTCAGCAAGGCAATCAAGGCGCGGGTCAAGTCAGCGGTGAATCATATCAGCAAGTTTGAAGACCATTTACAGGACTTGGCTGCGAACCGTAAGTGTGTAGGTATTATTTGTGGCCATATTCATACGCCTGAGGACAAAATGATTGGTGATGTCCATTATTTGAACTCAGGTGACTGGGTGGAATCAATGACTGCCATTGTTGAGCATTCGGACGGCAGATTTGAGGTGATTGGCTATAAGGAGTTTTGCAGTCGTTTAAATGAAGTAGCTGCGGCCAGGCGCGATGGTGTGCAAGAGGCCCAAGAGTCATCGGCTCCGATTTCTATTACAGTTGGCAATTCAGGCCATCCATTCGACTGGATGCCGGAGGACGACGAGGCCGCCGTCAACGTGTAA
- a CDS encoding dUTPase, giving the protein MDKLEEIFALQETLNQRIGIDTSNLSEEEKTKWVLNYTRALQQETAELIDSVPWKWWAKYQEFDEQNARVEVVDLFHFLISLAQVLGMSAEDVYAAYTKKNKVNHQRQDSGYVAKDEADSKHI; this is encoded by the coding sequence ATGGACAAACTCGAAGAAATTTTTGCCCTTCAGGAAACGTTAAATCAACGTATCGGAATCGATACGTCGAACTTAAGCGAAGAGGAGAAAACCAAGTGGGTCTTGAACTACACCCGGGCGCTGCAACAGGAAACCGCAGAGTTGATTGATTCCGTTCCCTGGAAGTGGTGGGCCAAGTATCAGGAGTTCGACGAGCAAAATGCGCGCGTCGAGGTCGTTGACCTTTTCCATTTTCTAATTTCACTTGCACAAGTGCTTGGCATGTCGGCTGAGGACGTTTACGCTGCATACACCAAAAAGAATAAAGTAAACCACCAACGGCAGGATTCCGGCTACGTGGCCAAAGACGAGGCAGATTCGAAGCATATTTGA
- the murA gene encoding UDP-N-acetylglucosamine 1-carboxyvinyltransferase, whose protein sequence is MDVLRITGSQPLEGTITASGAKNACLPIFAATLLTGETCVIENAPDLSDVRFMGKLLEALGAEVERPAPNTWRITAKEIAHRAPYDLVRKMRASVCLLGPLVARMKQAEVSLPGGCVIGPRPIDLHLKGLSKLGCEVEVKNGYVFVDAKNAHGGHVFLGGRHGSTVTGTANLVMAAVMTPGITRIESAACEPEVVDLCKMLLSMGAKIDGVGSHALTIEGVERLGGTTFRVINDRIEAGSFLLAAAMTESNVRVEGAEAEHLAALLDKLEEAGLDYSIESADAIRVRGKPGSLKPVDIITLPHPGYPTDVQAQMCTLMSMTPGLSIITERIYPNRFMHVPELQRMGADIAIEGASAIIKGKSSPLSGAPVMASDLRASAALVLAGLAATGDTWVQRIYHLDRGYEKLDEKLRGLGAKVERLPDSEMPKDEDTAA, encoded by the coding sequence ATGGACGTATTGCGCATCACTGGCAGTCAGCCATTGGAGGGAACCATTACGGCAAGTGGTGCCAAAAACGCATGTCTTCCCATTTTTGCAGCCACTTTACTGACAGGTGAAACCTGCGTCATTGAGAATGCGCCGGATTTGTCCGATGTACGTTTTATGGGCAAATTGCTCGAAGCGCTTGGCGCTGAAGTCGAGCGTCCCGCGCCGAATACCTGGCGGATAACGGCCAAAGAGATCGCCCATCGCGCACCTTACGATCTGGTTCGCAAAATGCGCGCATCGGTTTGTCTGCTTGGCCCGTTGGTTGCTCGCATGAAGCAGGCTGAGGTTTCACTACCCGGTGGTTGCGTTATTGGCCCGCGCCCAATCGATTTGCATTTGAAAGGGCTTTCCAAGCTCGGCTGCGAGGTTGAGGTCAAAAATGGCTACGTTTTTGTCGACGCAAAAAATGCGCACGGTGGGCACGTTTTTCTCGGTGGCCGGCATGGCAGCACTGTAACCGGAACCGCCAATCTCGTCATGGCTGCGGTCATGACACCTGGCATCACGCGGATTGAGAGTGCGGCTTGCGAACCGGAGGTCGTTGATCTTTGCAAAATGTTACTCAGCATGGGGGCCAAGATTGACGGTGTTGGCAGTCATGCGCTCACAATCGAGGGCGTCGAGCGGCTTGGTGGGACAACTTTTCGGGTCATCAACGACCGGATTGAAGCGGGCAGTTTCCTGCTGGCTGCGGCGATGACCGAGAGTAATGTTCGTGTGGAAGGTGCTGAAGCCGAGCATCTTGCCGCGCTTCTGGACAAGCTTGAGGAAGCCGGCTTGGATTACTCGATTGAGAGTGCGGATGCCATTCGTGTTCGGGGTAAGCCCGGCAGCCTGAAGCCGGTTGACATCATTACCTTGCCTCATCCGGGTTATCCGACGGATGTTCAGGCGCAGATGTGCACACTCATGAGTATGACTCCGGGGCTGTCCATCATCACCGAACGTATTTACCCGAACCGCTTTATGCACGTTCCTGAGCTCCAACGCATGGGGGCGGATATCGCAATTGAAGGCGCCAGTGCCATCATCAAAGGTAAAAGCAGTCCGCTTTCCGGTGCTCCTGTCATGGCGAGTGACCTTCGTGCCAGTGCTGCACTTGTTCTGGCCGGGCTCGCCGCAACAGGCGACACCTGGGTTCAGCGCATTTACCACCTTGACCGGGGTTACGAGAAGCTCGATGAGAAACTACGCGGCCTGGGGGCCAAGGTTGAGCGTCTGCCGGATTCCGAGATGCCCAAGGACGAAGATACCGCGGCGTAG
- a CDS encoding sigma-54 dependent transcriptional regulator gives MRLTVLSGAAEPQALKRLQMLGHRVQTEATGKVKALDGASSDLVYLVPFEESKKPEWAEIRVRLARSSRFYLVYGSELSTANIVAAARDGANDVIDQRDEDSRWDQAISSCASSQSLWWQLYGAAEKPDDNSLVGRSAVMQSLRESVQRIGPTRASVLVMGESGTGKERVSEAIHKAWGKGPFIAMNCAAIPGDLLESELFGVEKGAFTGANQSKQGLVEEAAGGTLFLDEIGELDLQLQPKLLRFLETHRARRVGSTKEYQCNVRIVAATNRDLRIESDNDRFRLDLYYRLSEIILNTAPLRHRVEDIPDLARVFLDGAAIRFGKNFETIEPELAFKFQQHDWPGNVRELKQVVERLAIHYDGPVMRASWWEIPPPTLKPKGSGSQPPFAVEVVKQTVAPFPSATPASPVTPTPFRPPPSVMPAQPAAASLQSRHGMPLNKRERQQLARELLNQSDGDLTWTAAQLGIHPTTLYRWRKAGKV, from the coding sequence ATGCGACTGACGGTGCTATCTGGAGCAGCTGAACCGCAGGCCCTCAAACGCCTGCAAATGCTCGGGCATCGCGTGCAGACCGAAGCAACCGGCAAAGTCAAAGCACTGGATGGTGCTTCCTCGGACTTGGTTTATCTGGTGCCTTTTGAAGAATCCAAGAAGCCGGAATGGGCGGAAATCCGAGTTCGGCTGGCGCGTTCCAGTCGGTTTTATCTCGTCTACGGCTCTGAATTATCCACGGCAAACATCGTAGCCGCCGCCCGTGATGGCGCCAACGATGTGATCGACCAACGGGATGAAGACAGCCGCTGGGATCAGGCAATCAGCTCTTGCGCCTCCTCTCAATCACTCTGGTGGCAACTTTACGGAGCAGCGGAAAAACCCGATGACAACAGCCTGGTTGGACGTTCTGCCGTGATGCAAAGCCTGCGCGAGTCCGTTCAGCGCATCGGGCCGACCCGCGCCAGTGTCCTGGTAATGGGAGAATCCGGCACCGGAAAGGAGCGCGTCTCGGAAGCGATCCACAAAGCCTGGGGCAAAGGTCCTTTCATCGCCATGAATTGTGCTGCCATACCTGGGGATCTTTTGGAAAGTGAGCTTTTCGGAGTTGAAAAAGGTGCCTTCACTGGAGCCAATCAGAGTAAGCAGGGGCTCGTTGAGGAAGCGGCCGGCGGGACGCTCTTTCTGGATGAGATTGGTGAGCTCGATCTGCAACTCCAGCCCAAGCTCCTCCGCTTTCTGGAAACGCATCGAGCCCGTCGTGTGGGCTCAACCAAGGAATATCAATGTAATGTGCGCATCGTTGCCGCCACAAACCGCGATTTGCGTATCGAAAGTGATAATGATCGCTTTCGGCTCGATCTTTATTACCGGCTTTCCGAAATCATTCTCAACACAGCTCCGCTCCGGCATCGCGTGGAAGATATTCCCGACCTGGCCAGAGTCTTTCTGGATGGCGCCGCTATTCGTTTTGGCAAAAACTTTGAAACCATCGAACCCGAACTTGCTTTCAAATTCCAGCAACATGACTGGCCTGGCAATGTGCGTGAGCTGAAGCAAGTGGTTGAACGACTGGCGATTCACTACGACGGCCCGGTCATGCGCGCAAGCTGGTGGGAAATCCCACCTCCAACTCTAAAACCAAAAGGCTCGGGCAGTCAGCCGCCTTTCGCGGTCGAAGTGGTCAAACAAACCGTAGCTCCTTTTCCATCAGCGACTCCCGCTAGTCCCGTCACTCCGACACCGTTCAGACCGCCACCCAGTGTCATGCCAGCACAGCCAGCGGCGGCTTCGCTGCAATCGCGGCATGGCATGCCTTTGAATAAACGTGAACGCCAACAGCTGGCACGCGAGCTACTCAATCAAAGCGATGGAGATTTAACCTGGACGGCTGCCCAACTCGGTATTCATCCAACAACACTTTATCGTTGGCGCAAAGCGGGAAAAGTTTGA